One window of the Caloenas nicobarica isolate bCalNic1 chromosome 20, bCalNic1.hap1, whole genome shotgun sequence genome contains the following:
- the LOC135996719 gene encoding butyrophilin subfamily 2 member A1-like, with product MGLMLSKSSIFLRSHTKQGIGLTCHAAGWFPKPEVIWLHGQGQVREELLTTKMTTSPTGLYSVVTSMNLKPGSDMEVSCRIINNLLNTTSESRVLIADVFFPSISKWLIIFLVILCLTMVLISTVFSKLRSNQKKTVSSVKMKMEMKEEKKKLKSMLEGEKTKNRAAKSKLKKRFGQLKAELDFWEARSHAVPITVDPDCRVLELQVLGPPDVESNASEPAGPNASSTVAVLVGKEGFAAGKHYWEVEVGQQQDWVLGVEREKGRQEEGGTLPGEDYWALHSSQGEIFSSEGDRRIEKQQKSISVIGVLLDLEERQVNFYEVEQMGIMVRMPLRLRREPAEKFYPFLSKREGTHTPLIRPVLISVSLEDTLKGNFESNGL from the exons TCTTCCATTTTCCTGAGGAGTCACACAAAGCAGGGCATTGGCCTCACCTGCCATGCAGCTGGATGGTTCCCTAAACCTGAAGTGATTTGGCTGCATGGCCAAGGACAAGTCCGGGAAGAACTGTTGACCACAAAGATGACAACGTCGCCGACAGGCCTATACAGTGTCGTAACTTCCATGAACCTAAAACCGGGCTCTGACATGGAAGTATCCTGCAGGATCATCAACAATCTGCTAAATACAACAAGCGAGTCTCGAGTCCTGATTGCGG atgttttctttccctccatttCAAAATGGCTGATTATCTTCCTGGTAATTTTGTGTCTTACCATGGTCCTCATTTCCACTGTATTTTCTAAGCTGAGAA GtaatcagaagaaaactgtTAGCTCAG taaaaatgaaGATGGAAATGAAAGAAG aaaaaaaaaaactgaagtCAATGTTAG AAggagagaaaaccaaaaatcGAGCAG CGAAGTCCAAACTCAAAAAACGCTTTg gtcaactgaaagcagagctgg atttctggGAAGCCCGGAGCCACGCAG TTCCCATCACTGTGGATCCCGACTGCCGAGTCCTGGAGCTCCAGGTGCTGGGGCCTCCAGATGTGGAGAGCAACGCGTCCGAACCTGCCGGCCCCAACGCCTCCTCCACAGTCGCTGTCCTGGTGGGGAAGGAAGGGTTTGCAGCTGGGAAACACTACTGGGAGGTGGAGGtgggccagcagcaggactgggtgctgggggtggagcgggagaaggggagacaggaggagggagggaccCTTCCTGGGGAGGACTACTGGGCTCTGCACAGCTCCCAGGGAGAGATTTTCTCCAGCGAAGGGGACCGCAGAattgagaagcagcagaagagtaTTTCAGTGATCGGTGTGCTTCTGGACTTGGAGGAAAGGCAAGTGAACTTTTATGAAGTGGAGCAGATGGGCATCATGGTGAGAATGCCTCTAAGGCTTAGAAGGGAACCTGCAGAAAAGTTTTACCCATTTCTATCCAAAAGGGAAGGGACACACACCCCTCTTATCCGCCCGGTCTTAATCTCTGTCTCTCTGGAAGACACTCTAAAAGGAAATTTTGAGTCAAATGGCTTGTAG